One Budorcas taxicolor isolate Tak-1 chromosome 6, Takin1.1, whole genome shotgun sequence DNA segment encodes these proteins:
- the DSPP gene encoding dentin sialophosphoprotein produces the protein MKIIVYFCIWAVAWAIPVPQIKPLERHAVDKTVNLNLLAKSKVPIQNALNANDTTKESGGLMHENDRERQQDIQDGYKGERNGSEWAEVGGKSSSTGSVLVNEKGNTEDLKGGTGKPKTYDQDGIQGQEDSITANGLRGRVSIIHDAGAANGSHIDGITENNSQNAGVGNISQSEDATVVQEDGYQVAGSSNSTGQEAEINGNSCRNGADTSETTPQRDERNGNEEAGVLPGGSGAGNGEDVGLDNFEGSPSGNGADEDEDKGSGDDEGKEIGNGEKGSDTSKGQEGQSHGEEDDEDNSLGQNSVSSEDDGPGDKEDAHVIDGDNISKSEEDSAGIPENNDSQKTEDTQKPSHRENKAVENRITEKSEPPAIGKSHNKGMEMESPSSGHRNNVTKEAGKVNEDKESKGQHGMIVGKGNVKRQGEIDIIQGAGQKLESGNKLGPSKTHSDSNSDGYDSYEFDGESMQGDDPNSSDESNGSDDVNSEDDNNHSSRGDTSYNSDESNDNGNDSGSKGDDDGSDNTSDANDNDSDGNDNNGGDDNGKSGNSKDTSDSSDSDSKSDSDSNDSSDSSDSSDSSDSSDSSDSNDSSDSSDSDSKSDSDSSDTDSSDSSDSSDSSDSSDSDSKSDSDSSDSSDSKSDSSDGSDSNSSDSDSKSDSDSSDSSDSSDSSDSDSKSDSDSSDSSDSSDSSDSSDSDSKSDSDSSDSSDSSDSSDSSDSSDSSDSDSKSDSDSSDSSDSSDSSDSSDSSDSSDSSDSDSKSDSDSSDSSDSSDSSDSSDSSDSSDSSNSSDSSDSKSDSSDSSNSSDNDSKSDSSDSSDSKSDSSDSSDSSDSSDSSDSKSDSSDSSNSSDSDSKSDGDSSDSSDSSDSSDSSDSSDSSDSSDSDSSDSDSKSDSDSSDSSDSSDSSDSSDSSDSSDSNDSNTKSDSDSSDSSDSSDSSDSSDSSDSDSSDSDSKSDSDSSDSSDSSDSSDSSDSSDSSDSNDSDTKSDSDSSDSSDSSDSSNSSDSSDSSDSSDSSDSSDSSDSSDSSDSSDSDSKSDSDISDSSDSSDSNDSNTKSDSDSSDSSDSSDSSDSSDSDSKSDSDSSDSSDSNDSSDSSDSSDSSDSSDSDSKSDSDSSDSSDSSDSDSDTKSNSDSSDGSDSESKSGNGNNNGGSSDSDSDSEGSDSNHSTSDD, from the exons atgaagatcattgtatatttttgcatttGGGCAGTAGCATGGGCCATTCCA GTCCCTCAAATCAAGCCGTTGGAGAGACATGCTGTTGACAaaactgtgaatttaaatcttCTAGCAAAATCAAAAGTGCCAATACAG AATGCATTAAATGCCAATGATACCACCAAAGAAAGTGGTGGCCTCATGCATGAAAATGATCGAGAAAGGCAACAGGATATCCAAGATGGTtacaaaggagagagaaatggttCTGAgtgggcagaggtgggagggaaaAGTTCTTCTACAGGTTCCGTGTTAGTAAATGAAAAGGGGAATACAGAGGATCTAAAGGGGGGCACAGGAAAACCAAAAACATACGACCAGGATGGGATCCAAGGACAAGAAGACAGCATCACTGCAAACGGCCTTAGGGGACGAGTAAGCATCATCCACGATGCTGGAGCAGCAAACGGGAGCCATATTGATGGGATTACTGAGAACAATTCCCAAAATGCAGGTGTTGGAAATATAAGTCAAAGTGAGGATGCCACTGTTGTCCAAGAAGATGGATATCAAGTAGCTGGAAGCAGTAATAGTACAGGTCAGGAGGCGGAAATCAATGGGAATTCCTGTAGAAATGGGGCTGACACAAGTGAAACAACACCTCAGAGAGACGAGAGAAATGGGAATGAGGAGGCAGGGGTATTGCCAGGGGGGAGTGGAGCTGGAAATGGAGAAGATGTTGGTTTGGATAATTTTGAAGGAAGTCCTAGTGGGAATGGAGCAGATGAAGATGAAGACAAGGGCTCTGGTGATGATGAAGGTAAAGAAATAGGGAATGGAGAAAAGGGTAGTGATACCAGCAAGGGCCAGGAGGGTCAGTCTCATGGAGAAGAGGATGATGAGGATAATAGCTTAGGTCAAAATTCAGTTAGTAGTGAAGATGATGGCCCTGGGGACAAAGAAGACGCCCATGTCATTGATGGAGACAACATCTCCAAGAGTGAGGAAGATTCTGCCGGTATTCCAGAAAACAATGATAGCCAGAAAACAGAGGATACTCAAAAACCCAGTCACAGAGAGAACAAAGCTGTGGAAAACAGAATCACTGAAAAGTCAGAGCCACCTGCTATTGGGAAGAGCCACAATAAG GGAATGGAAATGGAAAGTCCCAGCAGTGGCCATAGAAACAATGTTACCAAAGAAGCTGGGAAAGTGAATGAAGATAAAGAGAGTAAAGGCCAACATGGAATGATTGTGGGCAAAGGAAATGTCAAGAGACAAGGAGAGATTGACATTATACAAGGAGCTGGACAGAAACTGGAATCTGGAAATAAGCTTGGACCCAGCAAAACACACAGTGACAGTAACAGTGATGGATATGACAGTTATGAGTTTGACGGTGAATCCATGCAAGGAGATGATCCCAACAGCAGTGATGAGTCTAATGGCAGTGATGATGTCAATTCTGAAGATGATAATAATCACAGTAGCCGAGGAGATACTTCTTATAACTCTGATGAATCAAATGACAATGGCAATGACAGTGGCTCAAAAGGagatgatgatggtagtgataacACATCAGATGCTAATGATAATGATAGTGATGGCAATGATAACAATGGAGGTGATGACAATGGCAAATCAGGCAACAGCAAAGATACATCAGACAGCAGTGACAGTGACAGTAAATCAGATAGTGACAGTAATGACAGCAGTGACAGCAGCGACAGCAGTGACAGTAGTGACAGCAGCGACAGCAGTGACAGTAATGACAGCAGTGACAGCAGTGACAGTGACAGTAAATCAGACAGTGACAGCAGTGACACTGATAGCAGTGACAGCAGTGACAGTAGCGATAGTAGTGACAGCAGTGATAGTGACAGTAAATCAGACAGTGACAGTAGTGACAGCAGTGACAGCAAATCAGACAGTAGCGATGGTAGCGACAGCAATAGCAGTGACAGTGACAGTAAATCAGACAGTGACAGCAGCGACAGCAGTGACAGCAGCGACAGCAGTGACAGTGACAGTAAATCAGACAGTGACAGCAGCGACAGCAGTGACAGCAGTGACAGCAGCGACAGCAGTGACAGTGACAGTAAATCAGACAGTGACAGCAGTGACAGTAGTGACAGTAGTGACAGCAGCGACAGCAGTGACAGCAGCGACAGCAGTGACAGTGACAGTAAATCAGACAGTGACAGCAGCGACAGTAGTGACAGTAGTGACAGCAGCGACAGCAGCGACAGTAGTGACAGCAGTGACAGCAGTGACAGTGACAGTAAATCAGACAGTGACAGCAGCGACAGCAGTGACAGCAGTGACAGCAGTGACAGCAGCGACAGTAGTGACAGCAgtgacagcagcaacagcagcgaCAGCAGTGACAGCAAATCAGACAGCAGTGACAGCAGCAATAGCAGTGACAATGACAGTAAATCAGACAGTAGCGACAGTAGTGACAGCAAGTCAGACAGCAGTGACAGCAGTGACAGCAGCGACAGCAGTGACAGCAGTGACAGCAAATCAGACAGCAGTGACAGCAGCAATAGCAGTGACAGTGACAGTAAATCAGACGGTGACAGCAGTGACAGCAGTGACAGTAGTGATAGTAGTGACAGTAGTGACAGCAGTGACAGCAGCGATAGCAGCGATAGTGACAGTAGCGACAGTGACAGTAAATCAGACAGCGACAGCAGTGACAGCAGCGACAGCAGTGACAGCAGCGACAGTAGTGACAGCAGCGACAGTAGTGACAGCAATGATAGCAACACTAAATCCGACAGCGACAGCAGCGACAGCAGTGACAGCAGCGACAGTAGTGACAGCAGTGACAGCAGCGATAGTGACAGCAGCGACAGTGACAGTAAATCAGACAGCGACAGTAGTGACAGCAGTGACAGCAGCGACAGCAGCGACAGTAGTGACAGCAGTGACAGTAGTGACAGCAATGATAGCGACACTAAATCCGACAGTGACAGCAGCGACAGCAGTGACAGCAgtgacagcagcaacagcagtgacAGCAGCGACAGTAGTGACAGCAGCGACAGCAGCGACAGCAGCGACAGTAGTGACAGCAGTGACAGTAGTGACAGCAGCGACAGTGACAGTAAATCAGACAGCGACATTAGTGACAGCAGTGACAGTAGTGACAGCAATGATAGCAACACTAAATCCGACAGTGACAGCAGCGACAGCAGTGACAGCAGCGACAGCAGCGACAGCAGTGACAGTGACAGTAAATCAGACAGCGACAGTAGTGACAGCAGCGACAGTAATGACAGCAGTGACAGCAGCGACAGCAGCGACAGCAGCGACAGCAGTGACAGTGACAGTAAATCAGACAGTGACAGTAGTGACAGCAGCGACAGCAGTGACAGCGACAGCGACACTAAATCCAACAGTGACAGCAGCGACGGCAGCGACAGCGAGAGCAAGTCTGGTAATGGCAACAACAATGGAGGTAGTAGCGACAGTGATAGTGACAGTGAAGGCAGTGACAGTAATCACTCAACAAGTGACGATTAG